A DNA window from Bradyrhizobium sp. CCBAU 53421 contains the following coding sequences:
- a CDS encoding heparin lyase I family protein → MAETSNGSTSSVANAGGQRTLLAEGPSAEAYNAAGSDGNTTTSRTAVSSINSFSGKPRTRFQIGDVSYGVHVADQDYSLTNPGPQTLRFEVRKGDHAWYDSSSVDRSEINSTVTYPAGTPITLSYQLMVEANGSNGAFVNSATGWFIVGQWHNDDDASGVGTSPPVALNMQGDHLQVLVRYCPPGKNPSNGAGFVVTKTLWTDPNPILTGKYHDVKVQAKFSNDTTGSLKIWIDGAPVVDYSGPLGFGVGTNWEFGIYRSSAPETAAVNYRNLVITTGSLAPVSSERP, encoded by the coding sequence GTGGCGGAAACCTCCAATGGATCGACATCGAGCGTTGCCAATGCAGGTGGTCAGCGAACGCTGTTGGCCGAGGGCCCATCCGCCGAGGCCTACAATGCTGCCGGCAGCGACGGGAATACGACAACCAGCAGAACGGCTGTTTCGTCGATCAACTCGTTCTCCGGCAAGCCGCGAACCCGCTTTCAGATTGGCGACGTCAGCTACGGCGTTCACGTCGCAGACCAGGACTACAGTCTGACCAATCCCGGCCCCCAAACCCTGCGCTTCGAGGTCCGCAAGGGCGACCATGCCTGGTACGACAGCTCGTCCGTGGATCGTTCCGAGATCAATTCCACGGTGACCTATCCCGCCGGCACGCCCATCACGCTCAGCTACCAGCTCATGGTGGAGGCGAACGGCAGCAACGGGGCGTTCGTAAACAGCGCAACCGGCTGGTTCATCGTCGGACAGTGGCACAACGACGACGACGCCTCGGGCGTGGGAACCTCGCCTCCGGTCGCGCTGAACATGCAGGGCGATCACCTGCAGGTGCTTGTGCGCTACTGCCCGCCGGGCAAGAACCCGAGCAACGGCGCAGGCTTCGTCGTCACCAAGACACTCTGGACCGACCCCAACCCGATCCTGACCGGCAAGTATCACGACGTGAAAGTGCAGGCCAAATTTTCCAACGACACGACCGGCTCCTTGAAAATCTGGATCGATGGGGCGCCGGTCGTGGATTACAGCGGGCCGCTGGGCTTTGGGGTCGGCACCAATTGGGAATTCGGGATCTATCGGTCGTCGGCGCCGGAGACCGCTGCCGTCAATTACCGAAATTTGGTGATAACGACCGGATCGTTAGCGCCCGTATCGTCAGAGCGACCCTGA
- a CDS encoding nucleotide sugar dehydrogenase: protein MKIAVFGLGYVGMTAAACLARQGHEVIGVDISDEKVAIVNAGQSPITEPGLDQLIESAVRKRLLSATKDASGHLDGCTLAIVCVGTPSAPDGSHNMSFVAEVSHQIADLIGATRTTALTVVFRSTMRPGTIEDLVLPIFESALNGRMEFVDVVYNPEFLRESVAIEDFFNPPKIVVGTKDGERCPVLDELNAGIAAPVFYTTYRTAEMTKFVDNSFHAVKIAFANEVGRVCDKLGISAATVHKIFVSDTKLNVSPYYLRPGGAFGGSCLPKDVRALQYIASDVGAHTWLVDSVLRSNDEHKNFLFENCLKAVPPGGRVLMLGLAFKENSDDLRESPNIDLARKFLRLHIGLSIYDPHVEPSKLLGQNLGYAFANLPALRKLLIAKSAAESELFDLVIDTRGWAKQMALNAKRVIDVNTLS, encoded by the coding sequence ATGAAAATAGCGGTGTTCGGACTCGGTTACGTAGGCATGACGGCAGCGGCTTGCCTCGCAAGGCAAGGGCACGAAGTCATCGGCGTCGACATCAGCGATGAGAAAGTCGCGATCGTCAACGCGGGTCAATCTCCGATTACGGAACCCGGCCTCGATCAACTCATAGAATCCGCCGTCCGAAAGCGCTTGCTGAGCGCAACCAAGGACGCGAGCGGGCATCTCGACGGCTGCACGTTGGCAATCGTGTGCGTGGGAACGCCCAGCGCGCCGGACGGATCTCACAACATGAGCTTCGTCGCTGAAGTTTCCCATCAGATCGCAGACCTGATCGGTGCCACTCGCACGACAGCCCTAACCGTCGTGTTTCGTTCCACGATGCGGCCCGGCACCATCGAGGATCTGGTTCTCCCGATTTTCGAAAGCGCATTGAACGGCAGGATGGAGTTCGTCGACGTCGTCTATAATCCCGAGTTCCTGCGCGAGTCGGTAGCGATCGAGGACTTCTTCAATCCGCCGAAGATCGTGGTCGGAACAAAGGACGGGGAACGGTGTCCGGTCCTTGACGAGTTGAACGCGGGCATCGCGGCGCCCGTCTTCTACACCACCTATCGCACGGCCGAGATGACGAAGTTCGTCGACAACTCGTTCCACGCAGTGAAGATTGCCTTTGCCAACGAGGTCGGTCGCGTCTGCGACAAGCTCGGCATCAGCGCGGCCACCGTTCACAAGATTTTCGTCTCCGACACCAAGCTCAATGTCTCACCGTACTATCTGAGGCCAGGTGGCGCATTCGGCGGCTCCTGCCTGCCCAAGGACGTTCGCGCGCTCCAATACATCGCAAGCGACGTCGGGGCGCACACCTGGCTCGTGGATTCAGTGCTCAGATCGAACGACGAGCACAAGAATTTCCTGTTTGAGAATTGCTTGAAAGCAGTCCCGCCCGGCGGACGCGTACTTATGCTGGGGCTTGCCTTCAAGGAGAACAGTGACGATCTTCGCGAAAGTCCGAATATCGACCTGGCTCGCAAATTCCTCCGCTTGCACATCGGCCTGTCGATCTACGATCCGCACGTCGAGCCGTCGAAACTGCTGGGGCAGAACCTCGGCTATGCGTTCGCCAATCTGCCCGCCCTCCGCAAGTTGCTGATCGCAAAATCCGCCGCCGAATCGGAGCTATTCGACCTTGTCATCGATACCCGAGGGTGGGCAAAGCAAATGGCGCTGAACGCAAAGCGGGTAATTGATGTCAACACTCTCTCATGA
- a CDS encoding glycosyltransferase family 4 protein produces MRILSMDFSIPYLMKDENYPIGGWAIELAVWFRALENAGHETAVLTWKGALEHVGSAQQIKLIETYDPTRGIRVAKYFYSYIPKVLAAARSYRPDILIQGVCGIHTAIMAFVADRLEIPFVYRVVSDIDVDERCKALMPSYEWISYSWARHRTAGFLCQNEYQRGKLAALFPDKPIHVLHNPFGIAEDAAAPLPRAKRGYVAWLGVFRYPKNLPLLFRIAQALPDVKFRVAGMTSPNTDQSTLDALNGLRQLPNVELVGYVRRADVQKFLSEATMLLCTSDFEGFSNAFLEALAVGAPIATRRHVDPDAIVERHVLGASVEDELALARSVSEIWNMDADEYNALSRRCQIYVKANHSPMVKTHELMAALTPLVARPGHPGAAVVN; encoded by the coding sequence GTGCGTATTCTCTCGATGGATTTTTCCATCCCTTATCTGATGAAAGATGAGAACTACCCGATTGGCGGGTGGGCGATCGAGCTCGCAGTGTGGTTTCGTGCGCTCGAGAACGCCGGTCACGAAACCGCTGTTCTCACCTGGAAGGGGGCGCTGGAGCACGTAGGTTCGGCACAGCAGATCAAACTCATAGAGACCTACGATCCCACGCGTGGTATTCGGGTCGCGAAGTACTTCTATTCGTATATTCCGAAAGTACTGGCCGCCGCCCGCAGCTATCGCCCGGATATCCTGATCCAGGGGGTATGTGGAATACACACCGCCATCATGGCGTTCGTCGCTGATCGGCTGGAGATTCCATTCGTTTATCGCGTTGTGAGTGACATAGATGTCGATGAGCGGTGCAAAGCCCTTATGCCGTCCTATGAATGGATATCCTATTCGTGGGCCCGGCATCGCACCGCCGGGTTTCTCTGTCAGAATGAGTATCAGCGCGGAAAGTTGGCGGCGCTCTTTCCGGACAAGCCGATCCACGTCCTGCACAATCCGTTTGGAATAGCAGAGGACGCGGCCGCTCCCCTGCCGCGTGCAAAGCGCGGTTACGTTGCCTGGCTCGGTGTCTTCCGCTATCCGAAGAATCTGCCCTTGCTGTTTCGGATTGCCCAGGCATTGCCGGACGTCAAGTTTCGCGTGGCGGGGATGACGTCGCCCAATACCGATCAATCGACGCTGGACGCCTTGAATGGCTTGCGTCAGCTGCCAAACGTGGAATTGGTCGGCTATGTGCGGCGGGCGGACGTTCAGAAATTTCTATCGGAAGCGACCATGCTTCTCTGTACGTCGGATTTCGAGGGCTTCTCAAACGCATTCCTGGAAGCGCTGGCCGTCGGCGCACCCATCGCGACCCGCCGGCATGTCGATCCGGACGCGATTGTCGAGCGTCATGTTCTCGGCGCTTCGGTCGAGGACGAGTTGGCGCTTGCGAGATCTGTGAGTGAGATTTGGAACATGGACGCGGATGAATACAACGCGCTCAGTCGGCGATGCCAGATCTATGTCAAAGCAAATCACTCTCCGATGGTGAAGACTCACGAGTTGATGGCGGCTTTGACGCCCCTCGTCGCCAGGCCGGGGCACCCGGGCGCTGCTGTTGTGAACTGA
- a CDS encoding serine hydrolase — MILNVGRIALLVILGSIITLQAPLAQDDARAGSYGDFEQRLQRIVNGLRADTAAAPPMKLADRMNELRVPGVSIAVVHGGIVEARGFGYASIGGPPVTPETLFQAASISKPVTAVAALALVQAAKLDLDGDVNLSLKSWKLPANSFTDQSKVTLRRLLNHSAGITVPYFPGYPAGAPIPSLGDVLNGASLLCRGLTRLQRSAHDRSALCGSANTAPVIVDHEPGTRFEYSSGAYTVVQQLLIDVTGTPFPTLLEDLVLKPFGMTHSSFLQPLPKNDTPMAATPYRATGEPVPGGPHIYPELAAAGLWTTPTDVAHFALGVVRAWTGRDASVLSQATAIQMLTPGLGNYGLGPIVLGVAPHRRILHAGVNDGFVSLMTMFENGDGAVIMTNGDQGGELANEIMRGIAVEFDWPDGQPKATLTSGPPAVARH; from the coding sequence ATGATTCTCAACGTCGGCCGTATCGCGTTGCTCGTCATACTGGGAAGCATCATAACGCTCCAGGCTCCGCTTGCGCAGGACGACGCGCGCGCAGGCAGCTACGGCGACTTCGAACAGCGCCTGCAACGTATCGTGAATGGACTGCGGGCTGACACCGCGGCCGCTCCTCCGATGAAACTTGCTGATCGGATGAACGAACTGCGCGTTCCTGGCGTCAGCATCGCGGTGGTTCATGGCGGCATAGTCGAAGCCCGGGGGTTCGGGTACGCTAGCATCGGTGGTCCGCCTGTAACGCCTGAAACATTATTCCAGGCAGCGTCGATCAGCAAACCGGTTACTGCTGTAGCGGCGCTCGCCTTGGTCCAGGCCGCAAAGCTCGATCTCGATGGCGACGTAAATCTATCCCTTAAGAGCTGGAAGCTCCCTGCAAACTCGTTCACCGATCAATCGAAGGTGACACTTCGAAGACTGCTGAATCATTCGGCTGGTATAACCGTTCCATATTTTCCGGGATATCCTGCAGGCGCACCCATTCCGTCACTCGGCGACGTTCTCAATGGCGCCTCGCTTTTATGTCGCGGCCTAACCCGGTTACAGCGGTCAGCGCACGATAGGTCTGCGCTATGCGGTTCAGCAAATACCGCGCCTGTCATTGTCGATCACGAGCCCGGCACACGGTTCGAGTATTCCAGCGGCGCCTATACGGTTGTGCAGCAGCTTCTCATCGACGTGACCGGCACACCGTTTCCAACATTGCTTGAAGACCTTGTCCTCAAGCCGTTCGGGATGACCCACAGCAGTTTCCTGCAGCCGCTGCCGAAAAATGACACTCCAATGGCTGCAACACCCTACCGAGCGACCGGGGAACCGGTACCGGGCGGTCCGCATATCTATCCCGAGTTGGCAGCCGCAGGATTATGGACGACACCGACTGACGTCGCACATTTTGCGCTAGGCGTGGTGCGCGCCTGGACCGGGCGAGACGCTTCCGTGCTGTCCCAGGCTACGGCTATCCAAATGCTCACGCCCGGCCTTGGCAACTACGGGCTTGGTCCGATTGTACTGGGCGTCGCCCCGCATCGACGAATTCTACATGCCGGCGTCAACGATGGCTTCGTCAGCTTGATGACGATGTTTGAAAATGGAGATGGCGCCGTCATCATGACGAACGGAGATCAAGGCGGGGAACTAGCCAACGAAATCATGCGCGGTATCGCAGTCGAATTCGATTGGCCGGATGGCCAGCCGAAGGCCACACTGACGAGTGGCCCCCCTGCCGTGGCTCGTCACTGA
- a CDS encoding glycosyltransferase family 4 protein, giving the protein MSTLSHDDTVARQSEQAGVGLVRGRVLIIVENLPVPFDGRVWSEATTLARHGYEVSVICPKGQGATAPFEMLEGVAVYRHWMPAEGRGVLGYAIEYSVALFWEFLLSVKVLATRGFDVIHACNPPDLIFLVGAFHKFLFGKSFVFDQHDVNPELYEAKFGRRGFLWRIMLLLERVTFALSDVSIATNQSYRAIAIERGRMSPDRVFVVRSAPNVSRVRSLPPDPSWKKGRKYLVGYVGLIARQEGLDLLLDSIKHIRSTRNREDIQFVIVGGGRELEDLKKLAMALELNDVVTFTGRVDDDTLFTILSTADVCVNPDRPSSMNDISTMHKIMEYMTLGKPIVQFDLTEGRFSAGDASLYVPNADTAEFGDKILELLEDPARREAMGAFGQQRINDELAWHHASTKLLAAYEKVFKLRGR; this is encoded by the coding sequence ATGTCAACACTCTCTCATGACGACACCGTTGCGCGACAATCCGAACAAGCAGGCGTTGGCTTGGTTCGTGGCCGGGTCCTGATCATCGTCGAGAATCTTCCGGTCCCGTTCGACGGTCGGGTGTGGTCGGAGGCGACCACGTTGGCGCGGCATGGCTACGAGGTGTCTGTGATTTGCCCCAAGGGACAGGGCGCAACGGCCCCATTCGAGATGCTCGAGGGAGTAGCAGTCTATCGCCATTGGATGCCTGCGGAAGGTCGCGGGGTGCTGGGTTATGCGATCGAGTACAGCGTGGCGCTGTTCTGGGAATTCCTGCTGAGCGTAAAGGTTCTCGCGACACGCGGATTTGACGTCATCCACGCGTGCAATCCGCCCGACCTGATTTTCCTGGTCGGTGCATTTCATAAATTTCTGTTCGGGAAGTCTTTTGTTTTCGATCAGCACGACGTCAATCCGGAGCTCTACGAGGCGAAATTCGGACGTCGTGGCTTTCTTTGGCGCATTATGCTCCTGCTTGAACGCGTCACATTCGCGTTGTCGGACGTATCGATTGCCACCAACCAATCGTATCGCGCTATTGCGATTGAACGGGGCCGAATGAGCCCGGATCGTGTGTTCGTTGTGCGCTCCGCTCCGAACGTGTCCCGCGTTCGCTCACTTCCACCGGATCCCTCCTGGAAGAAGGGACGAAAGTATCTTGTCGGATATGTCGGCCTCATCGCGCGACAGGAGGGGCTCGACCTGTTGCTGGATTCGATCAAGCACATCCGCAGCACACGGAACCGCGAGGATATCCAGTTCGTGATCGTCGGAGGCGGACGGGAATTGGAGGATCTCAAGAAGCTTGCGATGGCGCTCGAACTGAATGACGTGGTCACATTTACCGGCCGCGTCGATGACGACACGCTATTCACCATCCTGTCGACGGCCGACGTCTGTGTGAATCCGGACCGCCCCAGCTCGATGAACGACATATCGACGATGCACAAGATCATGGAGTACATGACGCTGGGCAAGCCGATCGTCCAATTTGACCTCACGGAAGGCCGCTTTTCGGCGGGAGATGCATCGTTGTACGTGCCGAATGCGGACACCGCCGAGTTCGGCGATAAGATACTGGAGCTTCTGGAAGATCCGGCGAGGCGCGAAGCTATGGGCGCATTCGGTCAACAGAGAATCAACGACGAACTGGCCTGGCATCATGCATCGACGAAGCTTCTCGCGGCTTATGAAAAGGTATTCAAGCTAAGGGGCAGATGA